One region of Gossypium raimondii isolate GPD5lz chromosome 6, ASM2569854v1, whole genome shotgun sequence genomic DNA includes:
- the LOC105774400 gene encoding homeobox-leucine zipper protein ATHB-6 isoform X1, with protein MKRLSPSPSLDAFMSISQPKVDYAEEKRSKKHQIYSKEFQAMLDGLDEEDSLEEGGQATEKKRRLSMHQVKALEKNFDVGNKLEPERKVKLAEELGLQPRQVAIWFQNRRARWKTKVLEKDYAMLKANYDALKLDHDNLEKEKLGLIAKLRDLKSKLKEECPSFSVRNKEQGCCENDDDDDCNGIVKEESNVMNGSSSSSDSSNNHKWFKPFESRMDMGYTYDEPELVELEERSMFSAEESCGFFSVDQAPSLQWYFTGQ; from the exons ATGAAGAGGCTCAGTCCTTCACCTTCCTTGGATGCTTTCATGTCCATCTCTCAGCCTAAAG TTGATTATGCAGAGGAGAAGAGATCAAAGAAGCACCAAATTTACAGCAAGGAATTCCAGGCTATGTTAGATGGTTTAGATGAAGAAGACAGCTTAGAAGAAGGTGGTCAAGCAACAGAGAAGAAAAGGCGTTTATCTATGCATCAAGTTAAGGCTTTAGAGAAGAATTTCGATGTGGGAAACAAGTTAGAACCAGAGAGAAAAGTGAAGTTAGCTGAAGAATTGGGGTTACAGCCAAGGCAAGTGGCTATTTGGTTCCAAAACCGACGTGCTCGTTGGAAGACCAAGGTGTTGGAGAAAGATTATGCAATGCTTAAAGCTAATTATGATGCTCTTAAGCTTGATCATGAcaatcttgaaaaagaaaaactgggTCTAATTGCAAAG CTGAGGGACTTGAAATCAAAGTTGAAAGAAGAGTGTCCAAGCTTTTCAGTGAGGAACAAAGAGCAAGGTTGCTGTGagaatgatgatgatgatgattgtAATGGGATTGTTAAAGAAGAAAGCAATGTGATGAATGGTTCGTCTTCATCGTCGGattcatcaaataatcataAGTGGTTTAAACCATTTGAGTCGAGAATGGATATGGGGTATACGTATGATGAGCCAGAATTGGTGGAATTGGAAGAACGAAGCATGTTTAGTGCAGAGGAATCTTGTGGTTTCTTCTCAGTTGATCAAGCTCCATCTCTTCAATGGTACTTCACGGGGCAGTAA
- the LOC105774400 gene encoding homeobox-leucine zipper protein ATHB-6 isoform X2: MKRLSPSPSLDAFMSISQPKEEKRSKKHQIYSKEFQAMLDGLDEEDSLEEGGQATEKKRRLSMHQVKALEKNFDVGNKLEPERKVKLAEELGLQPRQVAIWFQNRRARWKTKVLEKDYAMLKANYDALKLDHDNLEKEKLGLIAKLRDLKSKLKEECPSFSVRNKEQGCCENDDDDDCNGIVKEESNVMNGSSSSSDSSNNHKWFKPFESRMDMGYTYDEPELVELEERSMFSAEESCGFFSVDQAPSLQWYFTGQ; encoded by the exons ATGAAGAGGCTCAGTCCTTCACCTTCCTTGGATGCTTTCATGTCCATCTCTCAGCCTAAAG AGGAGAAGAGATCAAAGAAGCACCAAATTTACAGCAAGGAATTCCAGGCTATGTTAGATGGTTTAGATGAAGAAGACAGCTTAGAAGAAGGTGGTCAAGCAACAGAGAAGAAAAGGCGTTTATCTATGCATCAAGTTAAGGCTTTAGAGAAGAATTTCGATGTGGGAAACAAGTTAGAACCAGAGAGAAAAGTGAAGTTAGCTGAAGAATTGGGGTTACAGCCAAGGCAAGTGGCTATTTGGTTCCAAAACCGACGTGCTCGTTGGAAGACCAAGGTGTTGGAGAAAGATTATGCAATGCTTAAAGCTAATTATGATGCTCTTAAGCTTGATCATGAcaatcttgaaaaagaaaaactgggTCTAATTGCAAAG CTGAGGGACTTGAAATCAAAGTTGAAAGAAGAGTGTCCAAGCTTTTCAGTGAGGAACAAAGAGCAAGGTTGCTGTGagaatgatgatgatgatgattgtAATGGGATTGTTAAAGAAGAAAGCAATGTGATGAATGGTTCGTCTTCATCGTCGGattcatcaaataatcataAGTGGTTTAAACCATTTGAGTCGAGAATGGATATGGGGTATACGTATGATGAGCCAGAATTGGTGGAATTGGAAGAACGAAGCATGTTTAGTGCAGAGGAATCTTGTGGTTTCTTCTCAGTTGATCAAGCTCCATCTCTTCAATGGTACTTCACGGGGCAGTAA
- the LOC105773905 gene encoding uncharacterized protein LOC105773905, with translation MPLGLILGIGRTFRRKRTSSLDILSSKRAPRDYYKGKNCKSTGFHTRKGGYVVMQEKLPNYVVPDLTDFKLKPYVSQCPTEVKTAEAAESAK, from the exons ATGCCACTGGGATTGATATTAGGGATAGGAAGGACGTTTCGAAGGAAGCGTACCTCATCGCTCGATATTCTCTCGTCTAAACGAGCACCAAGAGATTATTACAAGGGGAAAAATTGCAAGTCTACTGGTTTCCACACTCGCAAAG GTGGATATGTTGTGATGCAGGAGAAGTTGCCAAACTATGTGGTTCCTGATTTGACTGACTTCAAG CTCAAACCATATGTATCCCAGTGCCCAACTGAAGTCAAAACCGCAGAGGCTGCTGAATCAGCTAAATAA